A window of Mycolicibacterium holsaticum DSM 44478 = JCM 12374 genomic DNA:
GCATGACGCGGCACGGCCCCGCCCTGCAGAACGCGTTCAACAGCGGAGAGCGGATGGGTTTCGACAGCAGCGACCGGCTCCTGTGCTATCTACCCATGACCCACTGCTTCGGGGCAGTCAACGCACTGCTGAACACCCTCACCCATGGGTGCCGCATCGATCTGCTGAAGGAATTCGATCCGGGGTTGGTCCTTGATCTGGTCGAGGAGCGCGGGATCACCGCGTTATACGGTGTGCCAACGCATTTCACCATGCTCTGTGCTGCCGCCACGGACGGGCGCGCCCGGGATCTGCACACCTTGGTCAAAGGCTGTTGCGGCGGTGGAGAGATAACGGAGGAACTGCAGGGCGCGATCGACGACCACCTGGGGATCACGGGACTCACCCACGCCTACGGGATGAGCGAGTCGACCGCGCTCATCACCCAGAGTGACCACGCCTGGCCGCGTGAACGTCGCCTTGGGACCGCGGGTTTACCTATGCCGGGCGTCGAAGTGCGGATCACCGATTCCGATTCCGGCGTGGAATGTCCGGTCGGCTGCGCGGGCGAGCTCGCGATACGTGGCTTCAACGTTCACGCCGGATACTTCATGCTCGACCCCGATCCCTCGCTTCGGGCCGACGGTTGGTGGGAGACCGGCGACATCGCAGCGCGTGGACCCGACGGAACAATCACCATCCGCGGCCGCTCCAAGGACATGTACAAGACCAGCGGGTTCAACGTCTACCCCGTCGAAGTCGAAGCCTGCCTGGTTCGCCATCCTGCGGTCGCCGAGGTGGCGGTCGTCGGTGTTCCCGACCCGCGCAAGCAGGAAGTCGGTGCCGCCTTCGTCGTACCCACACCAGAAGCTGTCATCGACCCCTCGGAGTTGCAGGCGCTGGCTCGTACCGAGTTGGTGGGTTACAAGACACCCGAATACATCTTCGTCGTCGATGAGCTTCCGCGTAGCTCGGCCACGCTCAAGGTGCAAAAGCATGTGCTGCGGGCGCGGGCGCGAAGCCTGCTGGAAACGCCGGACTCCGTCGACACGGCGCGGGTCGGCTCGCCGTGACGGGCACAGGATCAGCGACTT
This region includes:
- a CDS encoding class I adenylate-forming enzyme family protein, whose amino-acid sequence is MSGPSLGAMTVGEALATVAAAHPDAPYVTAGSAELTFAELWSSSERLATGFAEFGLRKGDHVTTALTNRIEWVLIAFALARLGVVNVLANPRYRTGELAYLVAHSQSRCVISDGALDAEFESALADERATLGGPADVNEVVRIRIEDEVGQPDPQWEALAGAHADTDLIASAAGPLNAQDVLYIIYTSGTTGRPKGSMTRHGPALQNAFNSGERMGFDSSDRLLCYLPMTHCFGAVNALLNTLTHGCRIDLLKEFDPGLVLDLVEERGITALYGVPTHFTMLCAAATDGRARDLHTLVKGCCGGGEITEELQGAIDDHLGITGLTHAYGMSESTALITQSDHAWPRERRLGTAGLPMPGVEVRITDSDSGVECPVGCAGELAIRGFNVHAGYFMLDPDPSLRADGWWETGDIAARGPDGTITIRGRSKDMYKTSGFNVYPVEVEACLVRHPAVAEVAVVGVPDPRKQEVGAAFVVPTPEAVIDPSELQALARTELVGYKTPEYIFVVDELPRSSATLKVQKHVLRARARSLLETPDSVDTARVGSP